The proteins below are encoded in one region of Scatophagus argus isolate fScaArg1 chromosome 24, fScaArg1.pri, whole genome shotgun sequence:
- the LOC124055477 gene encoding inosine-uridine preferring nucleoside hydrolase-like — MKKKLILDVDTGVDDAQAIMMALAAPNVEILGITCTHGNTPLENVLKNTLRVLKVCNRLDIPVYRGCSEPLMARKRHAGDFHGKDGLGDVPDPDAPGLELLQKETAVQAISNIVKENPGEVTLVATAPLTNLAVAVQLDPSIPKNLKALYIMGGNIESRGNTTVCGEFNFVADSEAAYIVLDRYTCPTYIASWEFSCRNSLPWSFCDMWLAQDTEKARFMEKISRHTREMVQTDRYQKELVDGPGFNTCDTYAAAAAIEGSLVTESEKVAVTVELEGTYTRGMMVLDYMDLLKKTHKVTIMKKVDLEKFKTLLWNALK; from the exons ATGAAGAAGAAGTTGATCCTCGATGTGGACACTGGAGTGGACGATGCTCAGGCCATCATGATGGCCCTCGCAGCTCCCAATGTGGAGATTTTAGGGATCACCTGCACCCATGGCAACACACCTCTGGAGAACGTCCTCAAGAACACTCTGCGTGTCCTGAAAGTCTGCAACAGGCTGGAC ATCCCAGTGTACCGCGGCTGTTCGGAGCCCCTGATGGCACGTAAACGCCACGCTGGAGATTTCCACGGGAAGGACGGGCTGGGAGACGTTCCGGATCCAGATGCTCCAggcctggagctgctgcagaaggAAACAGCTGTGCAGGCCATCAGCAACATTGTGAAAGAGAACCCTGGAGAG GTAACTCTAGTGGCCACAGCCCCCCTCACTAACCTGGCTGTCGCAGTACAACTGGACCCTTCCATCCCTAAGAATCTGAAGGCCCTATACATCATGGGAGGAAACATTGAAT CCAGGGGTAACACCACGGTGTGTGGGGAGTTTAACTTCGTGGCTGACTCTGAGGCTGCCTACATCGTGTTGGACCGCTACACCTGCCCCACCTACATCGCCTCCTGGGAGTTCAGCTGCAGGAACAGCCTGCCGTGG tcTTTCTGTGACATGTGGCTGGCCCAGGACACCGAAAAGGCTCGTTTCATGGAAAAGATTTCCCGCCACACCAGGGAG ATGGTCCAGACCGATCGGTACCAGAAGGAACTAGTAGATGGACCTGGGTTCAACACCTGCGACACCTACGCAGCGGCTGCAGCCATCGAAGGCAGCCTGGTGACGGAAAGCGAAAAG GTTGCAGTGACAGTGGAGCTGGAGGGGACCTACACCCGAGGCATGATGGTGCTGGACTACATGGATCTGCTGAAGAAGACGCACAAGGTCACCATCATGAAGAAAGTTGACTTGGAGAAGTTTAAAACACTGTTGTGGAATGCgctcaaataa